From one Nocardioides sp. Kera G14 genomic stretch:
- the hpt gene encoding hypoxanthine phosphoribosyltransferase, producing MDAEHVKDDLANILFTEAQIQERLAEMASEIEADYEGKDLLIVGVLRGATWVIADLTRSINRHVEIDWMAVSSYGSGTKSSGVVRILKDLDTDLHGRHVLIVDEIIDTGLTLSWLVANLSSRSPESIQVATLLRKPEAQSMPVEVKYVGWDIPNEFVVGYGLDYRERYRNLRDIGTLAPHVYS from the coding sequence GTGGACGCGGAACACGTGAAGGACGACCTGGCCAACATCCTCTTCACCGAGGCGCAGATCCAGGAGCGGCTGGCCGAGATGGCGAGCGAGATCGAGGCGGACTACGAGGGCAAGGACCTCCTGATCGTCGGCGTCCTCCGCGGCGCCACGTGGGTGATCGCCGACCTGACCCGCTCGATCAACCGGCACGTCGAGATCGACTGGATGGCCGTCTCCTCCTACGGCTCGGGGACCAAGAGCTCCGGGGTCGTCCGCATCCTCAAGGACCTCGACACCGACCTGCACGGCCGCCACGTGCTCATCGTCGACGAGATCATCGACACCGGCCTCACGCTCAGCTGGCTCGTCGCGAACCTCTCCAGCCGCAGCCCGGAGTCGATCCAGGTGGCGACGCTGCTGCGCAAGCCGGAGGCCCAGTCCATGCCCGTCGAGGTGAAGTACGTCGGCTGGGACATCCCCAACGAGTTCGTCGTCGGCTACGGCCTGGACTACCGCGAGCGCTACCGGAATCTGCGCGATATCGGGACCCTCGCGCCGCATGTGTACAGCTGA
- the folB gene encoding dihydroneopterin aldolase codes for MTQLDQLTISGVECYGYHGVFDFERREGQTFVIDLVLGLDTSRAAATDDLRETVHYGTLVDDVKAAVERDPVDLIETLAQRIADVVLLAQRVEWVTVTVHKPDAPIQATFRDVALTITRANGGTERD; via the coding sequence ATGACACAGCTCGACCAGCTGACCATCTCGGGCGTGGAGTGTTACGGCTACCACGGCGTCTTCGACTTCGAGCGGCGCGAGGGGCAGACCTTCGTGATCGACCTCGTCCTGGGTCTGGACACCTCGCGCGCGGCCGCCACGGACGACTTGCGCGAGACGGTGCACTACGGAACGCTCGTGGACGACGTGAAGGCCGCAGTGGAGCGTGATCCGGTCGACCTCATCGAGACGCTCGCCCAGCGCATCGCGGACGTGGTGCTCTTGGCGCAGCGTGTTGAATGGGTGACGGTCACGGTCCACAAGCCCGACGCCCCCATCCAAGCGACATTCCGCGATGTCGCCCTGACTATCACCCGAGCCAATGGAGGCACAGAGCGTGACTGA
- a CDS encoding methyl-accepting chemotaxis protein encodes MVIPRPSAPADPLMDAAGPSEDQAVDVRREVPFHKRITITQKLWAMVALTVVVLAIVTFVGATNVAKVKSLTSASKTDYSISSKLNAGYSEWLLQRVSTGRFVGSAVTDGPDSAGATTARREADEHYKTALDKFQVAIQLDTSGFATSRLKTLISQVTAYHTYLDQMDKAAASGNLGKVPQLDGAANGPDATAIDGTFNDADDFVDGVVDGHADAISEAVSSLQTTTIVVSLTGLILLLLAGWFLVRGISGPLSKVMRSLRAIAAGDRSVRVEHDNADEIGAIAVAVDQVITALDAADEATRTAEAERVARAEAEKRAIQERAEEERQRQAEKLEAEEAERKREAARLAAEAARERELADERAAAELERVEAQRAAEARERERVAAEERRERELAEERASEERARLEEEQARQRAEAEADAARAREAAAAAAETAARVEVIRDYLAAVAVGDLTRPLELTGSDNVGQMADSVRALVTSLRTSMAQIGQTATSVASAAEELTAVSADMGRSADDAAARVGDVSATSEQVSSSVQTVASAAEEMSASIREIARNATDAAGVASRAVSQARSATAAVEALGLSSSEIGQAVKVISTIAQQTNLLALNATIEAARAGEMGKGFAVVANEVKELATQTARATDDIGRLVEAIQNDSQGAATAITEIGEVITTIYETQGTIAAAVEQQTATTNEISRSVTEAASGTTGIASDAVQAARAAAATQTGAAGTAESAVALAGLATELDGLLRRFSY; translated from the coding sequence GTGGTGATCCCGCGACCCAGCGCTCCCGCCGACCCGCTCATGGACGCTGCGGGTCCGTCGGAGGACCAGGCGGTCGACGTACGCCGGGAGGTGCCGTTCCACAAGCGCATCACCATCACGCAGAAGCTGTGGGCGATGGTGGCCCTCACCGTCGTCGTGCTGGCGATCGTGACGTTCGTGGGCGCCACGAACGTCGCCAAGGTCAAGTCGCTCACCTCGGCCAGCAAGACGGACTACTCGATCTCGAGCAAACTCAACGCCGGCTACTCGGAGTGGCTCCTCCAGCGGGTGAGCACCGGACGGTTCGTCGGCTCCGCCGTCACGGACGGACCCGACAGCGCCGGCGCCACCACGGCCAGGCGGGAAGCTGACGAGCACTACAAGACCGCGCTCGACAAGTTCCAGGTGGCCATCCAACTCGACACGTCCGGGTTCGCGACGTCACGGTTGAAGACGCTGATCAGCCAGGTCACGGCGTACCACACCTATCTCGACCAGATGGACAAGGCGGCCGCGAGCGGCAACCTCGGCAAGGTCCCGCAGCTCGACGGCGCCGCCAACGGTCCCGACGCCACGGCGATCGACGGAACGTTCAACGACGCGGATGACTTCGTGGACGGCGTGGTCGACGGGCATGCCGACGCCATCTCGGAGGCGGTCAGCTCGCTGCAGACCACCACGATCGTCGTCTCGCTGACGGGCCTGATCCTCCTGCTGCTGGCCGGCTGGTTCCTGGTGCGCGGGATCTCGGGCCCGCTCAGCAAGGTGATGCGCTCGCTTCGGGCGATCGCGGCCGGCGACAGGAGCGTGCGGGTCGAGCATGACAATGCCGACGAGATCGGCGCGATCGCCGTGGCCGTCGACCAGGTCATCACCGCCCTCGACGCCGCTGATGAGGCGACGCGGACCGCCGAGGCGGAGCGGGTCGCTCGCGCCGAGGCCGAGAAGCGCGCGATCCAGGAGCGCGCCGAGGAGGAGCGTCAACGCCAGGCCGAGAAGCTCGAGGCCGAGGAGGCCGAGCGCAAGCGTGAGGCCGCTCGCCTCGCCGCGGAGGCCGCCCGTGAGCGCGAGCTCGCCGACGAGCGTGCCGCCGCCGAGCTCGAGCGGGTCGAGGCCCAGCGTGCCGCCGAGGCGCGGGAGCGGGAGCGGGTCGCGGCCGAAGAGAGGCGCGAGCGGGAGCTCGCCGAGGAGCGCGCCTCAGAGGAGCGCGCGCGACTCGAGGAGGAGCAGGCTCGCCAGCGTGCCGAGGCCGAAGCCGACGCCGCCCGGGCCCGGGAGGCTGCGGCTGCCGCCGCCGAGACGGCCGCCCGTGTCGAGGTGATCAGGGACTACCTCGCTGCGGTGGCGGTCGGGGACCTCACCCGTCCGCTCGAGCTGACCGGTTCGGACAATGTCGGGCAGATGGCGGACTCCGTCCGTGCGCTCGTCACGTCGTTGCGTACGTCGATGGCGCAGATCGGCCAGACGGCGACCTCTGTCGCGTCGGCGGCCGAGGAGCTGACCGCCGTCAGCGCCGACATGGGTCGCTCGGCCGACGACGCAGCCGCGCGCGTCGGGGACGTCTCCGCGACGTCGGAGCAGGTCTCGTCGTCGGTCCAGACCGTCGCGAGCGCCGCTGAGGAGATGTCCGCGTCCATCCGCGAGATCGCCCGCAACGCCACGGATGCCGCCGGCGTCGCCTCGCGCGCCGTCTCCCAGGCACGGTCGGCCACCGCCGCGGTCGAGGCCCTGGGGCTCTCCTCCTCGGAGATCGGGCAGGCGGTGAAGGTGATCTCCACGATCGCCCAGCAGACCAACCTGCTCGCGCTCAACGCGACCATCGAAGCCGCTCGGGCCGGCGAGATGGGCAAGGGATTCGCGGTCGTCGCCAACGAGGTCAAGGAGCTCGCCACCCAGACGGCACGGGCCACCGACGACATCGGCCGCCTCGTCGAGGCGATCCAGAACGACTCCCAGGGCGCGGCCACGGCGATCACGGAGATCGGTGAGGTCATCACCACCATCTACGAGACCCAGGGCACGATCGCTGCGGCCGTCGAGCAGCAGACCGCGACCACCAACGAGATCTCCCGCTCCGTGACCGAGGCTGCCTCGGGCACCACCGGGATCGCGTCGGACGCGGTCCAGGCCGCTCGCGCCGCTGCCGCCACCCAGACCGGTGCCGCCGGCACCGCCGAGTCCGCGGTCGCGCTCGCCGGCCTGGCGACGGAGCTCGACGGACTGCTGCGTCGGTTCAGCTACTGA
- the ftsH gene encoding ATP-dependent zinc metalloprotease FtsH, whose protein sequence is MKRFAKSPLLWIIVAVIAVLLGLQYLAPRSGGDEIPTSQMVKYIDQGKVESITFVDGDQQIKATLDKGTRSGGDEVTSHWVDGGQQAILDKVQAQVDKGTIEKSNSEVARPSLFGQIISFLLPFVLIVVLFMFLMNSVQGGGGRGVMQFAKSKAKLITKDMPKTTFGDIAGADEAVEELQEIKEFLQEPAKFQAVGAKIPKGVLLYGNPGTGKTLLARAVAGEAGVPFFSISGSDFVEMFVGVGASRVRDLFEQAKENAPAIVFIDEIDAVGRHRGTGMGGGHDEREQTLNQLLVEMDGFDVRGGVILIAATNRPDVLDPALLRPGRFDRQIQVDAPDMAGREKILNVHSRGKPLAADVDLASVARRTPGFTGADLANVLNEAALLTARGNQKQITRANLDEAIDRVIAGPQRRTRLMSEQEKLITAYHEGGHALVAAAMPHNDPVQKVTILPRGRALGYTMVMPDEDKYSQTRSEMLDKLAHMLGGRAAEELIFHDPTTGAGNDIEKATNLARAMVTQYGMTERLGAIKLGSSGGEPFLGRDMGHQRDYSEEIAGIVDEEVKKLLTTAHQEAFDVLNENRDVLDALVLALLDKETLGKEEIAEIFEPLRRRPLRPAWTGSDTRRPSDVPAVEIPQWIRERDVAAAAAAHAKVGGNGQTPPGGVTDVPEKPLPAPDNA, encoded by the coding sequence GTGAAGCGTTTCGCCAAGAGCCCCCTGCTCTGGATCATCGTCGCGGTCATCGCGGTGCTCCTGGGCCTGCAGTACCTCGCGCCCCGGAGCGGCGGGGATGAGATTCCGACCTCCCAGATGGTCAAGTACATCGACCAGGGGAAGGTCGAGTCGATCACCTTCGTCGACGGCGACCAGCAGATCAAGGCGACCCTCGACAAGGGCACGCGCTCGGGCGGTGACGAGGTCACCTCGCACTGGGTCGACGGCGGCCAGCAGGCCATCCTCGACAAGGTGCAGGCCCAGGTCGACAAGGGCACGATTGAGAAGTCCAACTCCGAGGTCGCCAGGCCCAGCCTGTTCGGCCAGATCATCAGCTTCCTGCTGCCCTTCGTGCTCATCGTCGTGCTCTTCATGTTCCTGATGAACTCCGTGCAGGGCGGCGGCGGACGCGGCGTGATGCAGTTCGCCAAGTCCAAGGCGAAGCTGATCACCAAGGACATGCCCAAGACGACGTTCGGCGATATCGCAGGTGCCGACGAGGCGGTCGAGGAGCTGCAGGAGATCAAGGAGTTCCTCCAGGAGCCGGCGAAGTTCCAGGCGGTGGGCGCCAAGATCCCCAAGGGCGTACTGCTCTACGGCAACCCCGGCACCGGCAAGACCCTGCTCGCCCGCGCGGTCGCGGGTGAGGCGGGCGTCCCGTTCTTCTCGATCTCCGGCTCGGACTTCGTCGAGATGTTCGTCGGTGTCGGCGCCTCCCGCGTCCGTGACCTCTTCGAGCAGGCCAAGGAGAACGCTCCGGCCATCGTCTTCATCGACGAGATCGACGCCGTCGGCCGCCACCGCGGCACCGGCATGGGCGGCGGTCACGACGAGCGTGAGCAGACGCTCAACCAGCTCCTCGTCGAGATGGACGGCTTCGACGTCCGCGGCGGCGTCATCCTGATCGCGGCCACCAACCGGCCCGACGTCCTGGACCCGGCGCTGCTGCGCCCGGGCCGCTTCGACCGCCAGATCCAGGTCGACGCCCCCGACATGGCCGGCCGCGAGAAGATCCTCAACGTCCACTCGCGCGGCAAGCCCCTCGCCGCGGACGTCGACCTCGCGAGCGTCGCACGTCGTACCCCCGGCTTCACCGGCGCCGACCTGGCCAACGTGCTCAACGAGGCCGCGCTGCTCACGGCTCGTGGCAACCAGAAGCAGATCACCAGGGCCAACCTCGACGAGGCGATCGACCGCGTCATCGCCGGCCCGCAGCGCCGCACCCGCCTGATGAGCGAGCAGGAGAAGCTCATCACGGCCTACCACGAGGGCGGCCACGCGCTCGTCGCCGCGGCAATGCCGCACAACGACCCGGTGCAGAAGGTCACGATCCTTCCCCGCGGGCGCGCGCTGGGCTACACGATGGTGATGCCCGACGAGGACAAGTACAGCCAGACCCGAAGCGAGATGCTCGACAAGCTCGCGCACATGCTCGGCGGCCGTGCCGCCGAGGAGCTGATCTTCCACGACCCGACCACCGGTGCCGGCAACGACATCGAGAAGGCCACCAACCTGGCCCGCGCGATGGTGACGCAGTACGGCATGACGGAGCGGCTCGGCGCGATCAAGCTCGGCTCGTCGGGCGGGGAGCCCTTCCTCGGTCGCGACATGGGCCACCAGCGCGACTACTCCGAGGAGATCGCGGGCATCGTCGACGAGGAGGTCAAGAAGCTCCTTACGACGGCGCACCAGGAGGCCTTCGACGTCCTCAACGAGAACCGCGACGTCCTCGACGCCCTCGTCCTCGCGCTCCTCGACAAGGAGACGCTCGGCAAGGAGGAGATCGCGGAGATCTTCGAGCCGCTGCGTCGTCGTCCGCTGCGTCCCGCGTGGACCGGCTCTGACACGCGTCGTCCCTCCGACGTGCCGGCCGTGGAGATCCCACAATGGATCCGTGAGCGTGACGTCGCGGCGGCCGCTGCGGCCCACGCCAAGGTCGGCGGCAACGGCCAGACCCCTCCCGGCGGCGTCACCGACGTGCCGGAGAAGCCGCTGCCCGCACCCGACAACGCCTGA
- a CDS encoding DUF3180 domain-containing protein translates to MTDSPDPSPRHELRPTSAALLTGAFVVALVAGWLMHRITDAWVGHAPVISWGQPLLLVVIAVILAWVGWSTYRSRQSAEARIEPHQAVNRLVLARACAVVGALAAGFYLGYAVSWLGIDVELAHQRLVRSLVAAVAGALVVAASLLLERACRISDDDTDA, encoded by the coding sequence TTGACCGACTCGCCTGACCCCTCGCCGCGGCATGAGCTCCGGCCGACCTCGGCCGCCCTGCTCACGGGGGCGTTCGTGGTGGCGCTCGTCGCCGGCTGGCTCATGCACCGGATCACCGACGCGTGGGTCGGCCACGCGCCGGTCATCAGCTGGGGACAGCCTCTGCTCCTCGTGGTGATCGCGGTGATCCTCGCGTGGGTCGGGTGGTCGACGTACCGCTCACGCCAGTCTGCCGAGGCCCGGATCGAGCCCCACCAGGCGGTCAACCGGCTCGTCCTCGCCCGTGCCTGCGCCGTCGTCGGTGCCCTGGCCGCCGGCTTCTACCTCGGGTACGCCGTCAGCTGGCTCGGCATCGACGTCGAGCTCGCCCACCAACGACTCGTCAGGTCCCTCGTCGCCGCCGTTGCGGGCGCGCTGGTCGTCGCGGCGAGCCTGCTCCTCGAAAGGGCGTGTCGCATCAGCGACGACGACACCGACGCCTAG
- the panC gene encoding pantoate--beta-alanine ligase has protein sequence MTRLTSTRDELVNQLAQTRRSGHRIALVPTMGALHDGHASLMRLAREQVGPDGRVVVSIFVNPMQFGASEDLDRYPRTLEADLAVCAQSGVDVAFAPSVEEMYPHGVPAADQAPQGVTVEPAPGLADILEGASRPGHFRGVLTVVAKLFGLVKPDVAVFGQKDYQQLALITRMADDLCLGIDVIGAETMREPDGLALSSRNRYLSPAQHDTALALSRALRAAQSQAAYGVEAARHAAQEVLEATEGIELDYLAVRAKDLSELRDRPEKGAEGRILVAAKVGTTRLIDNLPLEF, from the coding sequence GTGACGCGACTGACCTCGACGCGGGACGAGCTCGTCAACCAGCTCGCCCAGACGCGCCGTAGCGGACACAGGATCGCGCTCGTGCCGACGATGGGCGCGCTGCACGACGGCCACGCCAGCCTGATGCGCCTGGCTCGCGAGCAGGTCGGCCCGGACGGCCGCGTGGTGGTCAGCATCTTCGTCAACCCGATGCAGTTCGGGGCGAGTGAGGACCTCGATCGCTACCCCCGCACCCTCGAGGCCGACCTCGCTGTCTGCGCGCAGAGCGGCGTCGATGTCGCCTTCGCGCCGAGCGTCGAGGAGATGTACCCCCACGGCGTCCCCGCCGCCGACCAGGCGCCGCAGGGCGTGACCGTCGAGCCGGCCCCCGGCCTCGCCGACATCCTCGAGGGCGCCAGCCGTCCCGGGCACTTCCGCGGCGTGCTCACCGTCGTCGCCAAGCTCTTCGGCCTGGTGAAGCCCGACGTCGCGGTCTTCGGGCAGAAGGACTACCAGCAGCTCGCCCTCATCACGAGGATGGCCGACGACCTCTGCCTCGGCATCGACGTCATCGGTGCCGAGACGATGCGTGAGCCCGACGGCCTCGCGCTCTCCAGCCGCAACCGCTACCTCAGCCCCGCCCAGCACGACACGGCTCTCGCGTTGAGCCGGGCCCTCCGCGCGGCGCAGTCGCAGGCGGCGTACGGCGTCGAGGCGGCGCGCCACGCGGCGCAGGAGGTCCTCGAGGCGACCGAGGGGATCGAGCTCGACTACCTCGCCGTGCGGGCGAAGGACCTCAGCGAGCTCCGGGACCGGCCCGAGAAGGGCGCGGAGGGCCGGATCCTCGTCGCGGCGAAGGTCGGGACGACCCGCCTGATCGACAACCTCCCGCTCGAGTTCTGA
- a CDS encoding Rossmann-like and DUF2520 domain-containing protein, translated as MSSAAPRPTLRVGVIGAGRVGAVLAAALRRAGHEITAVAGESDASRARIADLLPGARTAKPTTVARAADLVLLTVPDDMLGNVVTQLAASGALREGQYVVHTSGRHGLAVLEPARELGAHVLALHPAMTFTGTAVDLDRLSGCVFGLTAEPADHDVAEQLVRDLGGKPMWVPEEMRTLYHAGLAHGANHLVTLVTEAMEILSAAGATDPAGTLRPLLTAALDNALAQGDAALTGPIVRGDAGTVAAHLEDIRDNAPQTLPSYLALARATLGRAVSDGRLLPIRALKIGRLLDAAQFGLPLTVDA; from the coding sequence GTGAGCAGTGCTGCTCCCCGCCCCACGCTCCGCGTGGGAGTCATCGGTGCCGGCCGTGTCGGCGCCGTCCTCGCAGCGGCACTCCGCCGCGCGGGCCACGAGATCACCGCAGTCGCCGGTGAGTCCGACGCCTCCCGCGCACGCATCGCCGACCTCCTGCCCGGAGCCCGCACTGCGAAGCCGACCACGGTTGCCCGCGCCGCTGACCTGGTCCTCCTCACGGTCCCCGACGACATGCTGGGCAACGTCGTCACGCAGCTCGCCGCGTCCGGCGCCCTCCGCGAGGGTCAGTACGTCGTCCACACCTCTGGTCGCCACGGCCTCGCCGTGCTCGAGCCGGCCCGAGAGCTCGGCGCGCACGTGCTCGCCCTTCACCCCGCGATGACCTTCACCGGCACCGCCGTCGACCTCGACCGACTCTCCGGCTGTGTCTTCGGCCTGACCGCGGAGCCGGCCGACCACGACGTCGCCGAGCAGCTCGTCCGCGACCTCGGGGGGAAGCCGATGTGGGTGCCCGAGGAGATGCGCACGCTCTACCACGCGGGTCTCGCGCACGGCGCCAACCACCTCGTCACACTCGTGACCGAGGCGATGGAGATCCTCTCCGCGGCCGGAGCCACCGACCCCGCCGGCACGCTGCGTCCGCTCCTCACCGCCGCCCTCGACAACGCGCTCGCCCAGGGCGATGCCGCCCTGACCGGCCCGATCGTCCGCGGCGACGCCGGCACGGTCGCCGCCCACCTCGAGGACATCCGCGACAACGCGCCGCAGACGCTCCCCAGCTACCTCGCACTCGCGCGTGCCACCCTCGGCCGTGCTGTCTCCGACGGCCGCCTCCTCCCGATCCGTGCGCTCAAGATCGGCCGTCTCCTCGACGCCGCTCAGTTCGGTCTCCCGCTGACCGTCGACGCGTGA
- the folE gene encoding GTP cyclohydrolase I FolE, giving the protein MTDPISLPDQGERPEFDHARAEAAVRELLFAIGEDPDREGLLDTPARVARAYAEVTQGLRQRPEDVLTTTFDIGSHDELVLVRDIEFWSMCEHHLVPFSGVAHVGYIPHAEGRITGLSKLARLVDVYAKRPQVQERLTTQIADALMEILEPQGVIVVMEAEHLCMTMRGVRKAGARTITSAVRGTMRSNSTTRSEAMALINAKP; this is encoded by the coding sequence ATGACCGATCCGATCAGCCTCCCCGACCAAGGGGAGCGGCCCGAGTTCGACCATGCCCGCGCCGAGGCGGCGGTCCGCGAACTGCTCTTCGCCATCGGCGAGGACCCGGACCGTGAGGGTCTGCTCGACACCCCGGCCCGGGTGGCGAGGGCGTACGCCGAGGTCACCCAGGGTCTGCGCCAGCGGCCGGAGGACGTCCTGACGACGACCTTCGACATCGGCTCCCACGACGAGCTCGTGCTCGTGCGCGACATCGAGTTCTGGTCGATGTGCGAGCACCATCTCGTGCCGTTCAGCGGGGTGGCGCACGTGGGCTACATCCCGCACGCCGAGGGCCGGATCACCGGGCTCTCCAAGCTTGCTCGACTGGTCGACGTCTACGCCAAGCGCCCGCAGGTGCAGGAGCGGCTCACCACGCAGATCGCCGACGCGCTCATGGAGATCCTCGAGCCGCAGGGCGTCATCGTCGTCATGGAGGCCGAGCATCTCTGCATGACGATGCGAGGCGTCCGCAAGGCCGGCGCCCGCACGATCACCTCCGCCGTGCGCGGCACGATGCGGTCGAACTCGACCACTCGCTCCGAGGCGATGGCCCTGATCAACGCCAAGCCCTGA
- the folK gene encoding 2-amino-4-hydroxy-6-hydroxymethyldihydropteridine diphosphokinase, translated as MTESPNPFAIDSDTLTGDMLPIRRAVLALGSNLGDREANLQGAVAQLADTPDVWITGVSPVYETAPLESPEGSADYLNAVVLVDTTLTPHTLLERALAIEEAFDRQRTPGAVNEPRTIDVDLITVGDKVSDEPDLRLPHPRAAQRAFVLKPWHDIEPDAELPGFGTVADLLAAVGEQSVVRTDITLADD; from the coding sequence GTGACTGAGTCGCCCAATCCCTTCGCCATCGACTCCGACACCCTCACCGGTGACATGTTGCCGATCCGTCGCGCGGTCCTCGCGCTCGGGTCGAACCTCGGGGACCGTGAGGCCAACCTGCAGGGCGCCGTCGCCCAGCTGGCCGACACCCCCGACGTCTGGATCACCGGAGTCTCGCCGGTCTACGAGACCGCTCCCCTCGAGTCGCCCGAGGGCTCTGCCGACTACCTCAACGCCGTCGTTCTTGTGGACACCACGCTGACGCCGCACACCCTCCTCGAGCGCGCCCTCGCGATCGAGGAGGCCTTCGACCGCCAGCGGACTCCGGGTGCCGTCAACGAGCCGCGCACGATCGACGTCGACCTGATCACGGTCGGTGACAAGGTGAGCGACGAGCCGGACCTCCGCCTGCCGCACCCGCGCGCCGCCCAGCGGGCGTTCGTGCTCAAGCCATGGCACGACATCGAGCCCGACGCGGAGCTTCCCGGCTTCGGCACGGTCGCCGACCTGCTCGCCGCCGTCGGTGAGCAGAGCGTCGTGCGCACGGACATCACCCTCGCCGACGACTGA
- the folP gene encoding dihydropteroate synthase: MAAPLLMGVVNVTPDSFSDGGRFLATDAAIAHGFELQADGADILDIGGESTRPGATRPVVTEELARVIPVIEALAADGATVSVDTMRAEVAAAAIGAGAAIVNDVSGGLADPRILEVVADSGARYVCMHWRAHSTAMQQQAFTTYADGVVTTVIAELRERIDAALAAGLSTEQLVLDPGLGFSKTADQNWELLRGLLHGADFDALGLPLLIGASRKGFLGRLLADEAGAPRPVDDRESGHLAIVTLLAQRGVWGLRVHDVRAARDAVRATERMQP, encoded by the coding sequence ATGGCTGCGCCGCTCCTGATGGGAGTCGTCAACGTGACCCCCGATTCGTTCAGCGACGGGGGACGCTTCCTTGCCACCGATGCGGCCATCGCCCACGGCTTCGAGCTGCAGGCCGACGGCGCGGACATCCTCGACATCGGCGGTGAGTCGACCCGGCCGGGGGCCACCCGACCGGTGGTGACCGAGGAGCTTGCCCGGGTCATCCCGGTCATCGAGGCCCTCGCGGCCGACGGCGCGACCGTCTCCGTCGACACGATGCGGGCCGAGGTGGCCGCCGCCGCCATCGGGGCCGGCGCCGCGATCGTCAACGACGTCTCCGGTGGCCTCGCCGACCCGCGGATCCTCGAGGTCGTCGCCGACTCCGGGGCGCGTTACGTCTGCATGCACTGGCGCGCCCACTCCACCGCCATGCAGCAGCAGGCCTTCACCACGTACGCCGACGGCGTGGTCACCACCGTCATCGCCGAGCTCCGTGAGCGGATCGACGCCGCGCTCGCCGCCGGCCTCAGCACCGAGCAGCTGGTCCTCGACCCGGGCCTGGGCTTCTCCAAGACGGCCGACCAGAACTGGGAGCTCCTCCGCGGCCTGCTCCACGGTGCAGACTTCGACGCCCTCGGCCTCCCGCTCCTGATCGGGGCCAGCCGCAAGGGCTTCCTCGGCCGCCTGCTGGCCGACGAGGCGGGTGCGCCGCGCCCGGTCGACGATCGCGAGTCGGGCCACCTCGCCATCGTCACGCTCCTGGCACAGCGGGGAGTCTGGGGCCTCAGGGTCCATGACGTGAGGGCGGCCCGCGACGCCGTACGTGCGACCGAGAGGATGCAGCCATGA